One part of the Treponema sp. OMZ 787 genome encodes these proteins:
- a CDS encoding TetR/AcrR family transcriptional regulator: protein MKERKKQLMTEYIAVTKTLINELGIEKVSIRKIAEKIGYNTATLYNYFENLDILLLYASLGYLKDYIAELKVKTKPISDPVLKYIRVYEVFNGFSFKNPDIYFNMFYGIYSEKLPKIIADYYEIFPEELGEKYHDDIDNMLKEGNIIRRDIEITKAIVNQGILSQKNTDFLIHTVTKVHAYYLYKVIIDRNIDIQKHSKEFMNFLVETLELMGVSVPDKKEIQDTQ, encoded by the coding sequence ATGAAAGAAAGGAAAAAACAACTTATGACTGAATACATCGCTGTAACAAAAACCTTAATAAACGAATTAGGAATAGAAAAAGTCAGCATAAGAAAAATTGCAGAAAAAATAGGTTATAATACGGCGACCCTTTATAATTACTTTGAAAATCTGGATATCCTCCTTTTATATGCTTCTCTAGGCTATTTAAAAGATTATATAGCAGAACTTAAAGTAAAAACCAAACCTATAAGCGATCCCGTCTTAAAATATATTAGAGTATACGAAGTTTTTAACGGTTTTTCATTTAAAAATCCCGATATTTATTTTAATATGTTCTATGGAATCTATTCGGAAAAACTCCCCAAAATAATAGCCGATTATTACGAAATTTTTCCCGAAGAATTGGGTGAAAAATATCATGACGATATAGACAATATGCTTAAAGAAGGCAATATAATCCGGCGTGATATTGAAATAACAAAAGCCATAGTGAATCAAGGTATACTGTCTCAAAAAAATACGGATTTTCTCATACATACTGTTACAAAGGTACATGCATACTATCTATACAAAGTAATTATAGATAGAAATATAGATATACAAAAACATTCAAAAGAATTTATGAATTTTCTGGTAGAAACATTAGAACTCATGGGTGTATCTGTTCCCGACAAAAAGGAAATACAAGATACACAATAA
- a CDS encoding HNH endonuclease signature motif containing protein: protein MAAATGGVSLGVTVAGSALAASTGYVVESIVAGREATIEGIVNSAAGGATGSMAGAILDKAVGMVSETIAQTIENAKTPSPYSNISDNTNIGAGKNFTTKQKQNILQANSNRNNGVVKSDSSGKILTKPVKTQAGVTPSQDEWQIDHIIPKSKGGTNSYSNAQVLSRQENRLKWDN, encoded by the coding sequence ATGGCTGCGGCAACTGGAGGCGTTTCTTTGGGCGTAACAGTAGCAGGTTCTGCACTTGCAGCTTCGACGGGATATGTTGTTGAATCAATAGTTGCTGGGCGAGAAGCTACTATTGAGGGTATCGTTAATTCAGCTGCGGGTGGTGCAACTGGATCTATGGCTGGAGCAATTCTTGATAAAGCTGTAGGTATGGTATCAGAAACAATTGCTCAAACGATAGAAAATGCTAAGACTCCCTCACCTTATTCAAATATTTCAGATAATACTAATATTGGTGCTGGTAAGAATTTTACCACAAAACAAAAACAAAATATTTTGCAAGCAAATAGTAATAGAAATAATGGGGTTGTGAAATCTGATTCATCTGGAAAAATATTAACAAAACCTGTTAAAACTCAAGCTGGTGTAACTCCTAGCCAAGATGAATGGCAGATAGATCATATTATTCCTAAGAGTAAAGGAGGTACAAATAGTTATTCAAATGCACAAGTATTGTCAAGGCAAGAAAACAGATTAAAATGGGATAACTAG
- the pepD gene encoding beta-Ala-His dipeptidase, whose amino-acid sequence MQDVLKEFEAICKIPRPSFHEERIRDYLYNWAKQRNIYVEKDNFKNVFMKKPATKGYENCKPIALQAHTDMVCEKAEGINHDFFKDPIKYYIDGDIVSTRETTTLGADDGLGVSIILSVLADNTISHPEIEAVFTSAEEEDFSGVGNFDMSKLKSRFLINLDHCCDNEIVISAAGGITFTANKKIEKIKVDENYKCCDIKLSGLEGGHSGEDIHRGKGNSNVLLFRFLDELENIDFYLQDIKGGNFRLAIPRTSNVSLMVAKKDLKNLEDEVCKFNSILQKEFPAIKDSIKITMIENSNKDSSCIKREIFSDLKDYILTSPSEIQIMSNGFENFVDCSCNLGEIYIKDSQIIVITDVRAGYESQKQYIIKKLKKIANSYNMPYNVWGSYPGWEYKSNSKLGQLIKEVYEERGGKNVRFLAIHAGLECSFFDSKIDNMDIVSIGSNAWHYHSPKECFSLSSLEYFYKCFIDILKKAKF is encoded by the coding sequence ATGCAAGATGTGTTAAAAGAATTCGAAGCAATATGCAAAATTCCAAGACCGAGTTTTCATGAAGAAAGGATAAGGGATTATTTGTATAATTGGGCAAAACAAAGAAATATCTATGTTGAAAAAGATAACTTTAAAAACGTTTTTATGAAAAAACCGGCAACAAAGGGATATGAAAATTGCAAACCAATAGCACTCCAAGCTCATACCGATATGGTATGCGAAAAAGCCGAAGGAATAAATCACGATTTTTTTAAAGATCCGATTAAATACTACATAGACGGAGATATTGTTTCTACGAGGGAAACGACAACGCTGGGAGCCGATGACGGACTTGGAGTAAGTATCATACTTTCGGTGCTTGCCGATAACACCATTTCACATCCGGAAATTGAAGCAGTATTTACAAGTGCTGAAGAAGAGGATTTTTCCGGAGTAGGAAACTTCGATATGAGTAAATTAAAAAGCCGATTTTTGATAAATTTAGATCATTGCTGCGATAACGAAATAGTAATTTCAGCCGCCGGAGGAATTACATTTACAGCTAATAAAAAAATAGAAAAAATTAAAGTAGATGAAAATTATAAATGCTGTGATATAAAGCTATCAGGGTTGGAGGGCGGACATTCGGGAGAAGATATACACAGGGGAAAAGGAAACAGCAATGTATTGCTATTCCGATTTTTAGATGAGCTTGAAAATATAGATTTTTATTTACAGGATATAAAAGGCGGAAATTTCAGACTTGCAATTCCAAGAACAAGCAATGTATCTTTAATGGTTGCAAAAAAAGACTTAAAAAACTTGGAAGATGAAGTTTGCAAATTTAACTCCATCTTGCAAAAAGAATTTCCCGCCATTAAAGACAGCATAAAGATTACTATGATCGAAAACTCAAATAAAGACAGCTCATGTATAAAACGTGAAATTTTTTCCGATTTAAAAGATTACATTCTGACATCACCTTCGGAAATTCAAATAATGAGTAACGGTTTTGAAAATTTTGTTGATTGTTCTTGCAATTTAGGAGAAATATATATCAAAGATTCTCAGATTATAGTTATTACCGATGTCAGAGCAGGCTATGAATCTCAAAAACAATATATAATAAAAAAACTGAAAAAAATTGCAAACTCTTATAATATGCCTTATAACGTGTGGGGCTCTTATCCCGGCTGGGAATATAAGAGTAATTCAAAACTCGGTCAACTTATCAAAGAGGTGTATGAAGAAAGAGGCGGAAAAAATGTCCGTTTTTTAGCTATACATGCAGGTCTTGAATGCAGCTTTTTTGACAGCAAAATTGATAATATGGATATAGTTTCGATAGGTTCCAACGCATGGCACTATCATAGCCCTAAAGAATGTTTTAGTTTAAGCTCTTTGGAGTATTTTTATAAGTGCTTTATTGACATACTTAAAAAAGCAAAATTTTGA